The Labeo rohita strain BAU-BD-2019 chromosome 19, IGBB_LRoh.1.0, whole genome shotgun sequence genome window below encodes:
- the sdc2 gene encoding syndecan-2: MRNVWMILTLGLTAFLSGERIAVSAAKSTSSTDDLYLEEAGSGGYPEDDDDFTSGSGSGVGEVIEETVTVKALFIEPKAEPTQDSTKDFTPKVEMTTSRDVPKDTNKRGRIEVPVPATEDPRRNTVTSTTSLPRSPMDVQSENLFQRTEVLAAVIAGGVIGFLFAIFLILLLVYRMRKKDEGSYDLGERKPSGAAYQKAPTKEFYA; encoded by the exons ATAGCAGTCTCTGCGGCCAAATCCACCTCTTCGACTGATGACTTATACCTTGAGGAGGCCGGGTCAGGAGGTTACCCTGAAGATGACGACGACTTCACTTCTGGATCAGGATCGG GAGTTGGAGAAGTTATTGAGGAAACTGTCACAGTAAAAGCATTGTTCATCGAGCCTAAAGCAGAGCCCACACAGGACTCCACCAAAGACTTCACACCGAAAGTGGAGATGACTACGTCACGCGATGTCCCCAAAGACACAAATAAACGAGGCAGGATAGAG gttccagttcctgccacaGAAGACCCGCGTAGAAACACAGTCACAAGCACCACCAGCCTCCCTCGATCGCCCATGGATGTCCAGTCGGAAAATCTCTTCCAGAGGACAGAGGTTTTGGCAG CTGTCATTGCGGGTGGAGTTATCGGCTTCCTCTTTGCCATCTTCCTCATCCTCCTTTTGGTGTACCGCATGAGAAAGAAGGACGAAGGCAGCTACGACCTCGGGGAGAGGAAGCCGTCTGGAGCGGCCTATCAGAAAGCTCCCACCAAGGAGTTTTACGCATAG